In Cellulomonas sp. JZ18, the DNA window CCGATCTTGCGCGACGGGGTGTCGCCGAGGCCGTCCTCGGCGCGGGCGGCGTCCCAGCGCTCGACGAGGTCGGCGTCCGGCTCGACCGCGATGAGGTGGTCCGCGAGCCCGCTGAACCGCGAGATCGACTGGTTGCCCGAGACCGCGACGCCGATCTCGAGCGGCTCGTCCGGCAGGTCCCACAGCTTCGCGGAGTCGACGCGGAAGTGGACGCCCTCGTACGTCACGCGCTCGCCCGACAGCAGCTCGTGGATGATCTCGAGCGCCTCCTCCAGCAGGTCGTGCCGCTCACCGACGGCGGGCCAGCGCTCGCCGACGACGTGCTCGTTGAGGTTCTCGCCCGCGCCGACGCCGAGCGTGAACCGGTCCTCGGAGAGGATCGCGAGCGTCGCCGCCTTCTGCGCCACGACCGCCGGGTGGTACCGGATGGTCGGGCAGGTCACGTACGTCATGAGGCCGATGCGCTGCGTCGCCTGCGCGACCGCGCCGAGCAGCGTCCACGCGTACGGCGCGTGGCCCTGCTCGTCCAGCCAGGGGAAGTAGTGGTCGGACGACACGGCGAAGTCGAACCCGAGCCGGTCGGCCGCCTGCGCGTACCGGACCAGCTCGCGCGGTCCGGACTGCTCGGTCATGAGGGTGTACCCGAATCGCGTCATGGCACGAGCGTCGTGCGGATGCGGCGATCCGGCATCCGGAGGCGGCGGGTCAGTGGTGGTGCCCGTGCCGGCCCAGGGTCTCGACGGGCGTCGCGCCGGGACGCGTCCACTGCGGCGTGGGCCG includes these proteins:
- a CDS encoding TIGR03557 family F420-dependent LLM class oxidoreductase, with protein sequence MTRFGYTLMTEQSGPRELVRYAQAADRLGFDFAVSSDHYFPWLDEQGHAPYAWTLLGAVAQATQRIGLMTYVTCPTIRYHPAVVAQKAATLAILSEDRFTLGVGAGENLNEHVVGERWPAVGERHDLLEEALEIIHELLSGERVTYEGVHFRVDSAKLWDLPDEPLEIGVAVSGNQSISRFSGLADHLIAVEPDADLVERWDAARAEDGLGDTPSRKIGQIPISWDPDPERAKERAHEQFRWFGGGWKVNADLPTTESFDAASQFVRPDDVAEQIPCGPDLDAIVEAVSAYWEAGFTDIALVQVGDEGQERFLAEAAEPLLARLRDAAPSA